A region of Bradyrhizobium sp. SZCCHNS1050 DNA encodes the following proteins:
- a CDS encoding glycosyltransferase family 87 protein → MSIARNPLATRLVIAGSAAAGAVYAYLAGEDINWDWQNYHDYAGFALLHGRFDVDVAPGGFQSFLNPLIYLLPYAVRHGLDAPWWGVALGALHGLNLALVYWVARVLLRRAADAFTLGAALIIAALSPMALSEVGTSFADILTTIPILAGIALIFGEDDERGRRFVAAGLLIGAATGLKLTNATFLVGAGVSLLLVARPWRAIVAFGAGSAAGAIVTAGPWALKMARDYGSPLFPFYNTVFRSSEAPQISIADTRFMPSGVLDALAYPFYWVIGKHPSSEWPFRDPRFAVVIVLLIALIVTGLWQRREVLPLRERRLLIFFWLSYVLWMLAFSIQRYLMPLELLSAPLIVLLLIRLVDAWRADAGPVASPSRRTTQAVTVMAALGIALASQPTDWMRRSWSDPYRPQLAANLQRPATFLLLQKPLGYVTSFLPQGSRVYQLSELVVPIVPGGVLDRRVRNGLANPLPGGVWALYLSRSPADNPPRLEVLADYDLQIDASRGCERIPGAAGIAIEACPVIARLKPPSTAGLGAIDTIQ, encoded by the coding sequence ATGTCGATTGCACGCAACCCTCTGGCGACGCGCCTCGTCATCGCCGGATCGGCCGCCGCCGGCGCCGTCTATGCGTATCTCGCCGGCGAGGATATCAACTGGGACTGGCAGAACTATCACGACTATGCCGGCTTCGCGCTGCTGCATGGTCGCTTCGATGTCGATGTGGCGCCCGGCGGCTTTCAGAGCTTCCTCAATCCGCTGATCTACCTGCTGCCTTACGCGGTCCGCCACGGGCTCGATGCGCCGTGGTGGGGCGTCGCACTGGGCGCGCTGCACGGCCTCAATCTCGCGCTGGTCTATTGGGTCGCCCGCGTGCTGCTCCGGCGCGCGGCTGACGCGTTCACGCTCGGCGCCGCGCTCATCATCGCCGCCCTCAGTCCGATGGCGCTGTCCGAGGTCGGCACCAGCTTCGCCGACATTCTCACGACCATTCCGATCCTCGCCGGCATCGCGCTGATCTTCGGGGAGGACGATGAGCGCGGCCGACGTTTCGTCGCCGCTGGCCTGCTGATCGGCGCGGCCACGGGATTGAAGCTCACCAATGCGACGTTTCTGGTCGGAGCGGGCGTGTCGCTGCTGCTGGTGGCGCGGCCGTGGCGCGCGATCGTCGCGTTCGGGGCCGGCAGTGCGGCCGGCGCGATCGTGACCGCGGGGCCGTGGGCGCTGAAGATGGCGCGCGACTACGGCAGCCCGCTGTTTCCATTCTACAACACGGTCTTCCGCTCGTCCGAAGCGCCGCAGATCTCGATCGCCGATACGCGCTTCATGCCGTCCGGCGTGCTCGATGCGCTCGCCTATCCGTTCTACTGGGTGATCGGCAAGCATCCCTCGTCGGAATGGCCGTTCCGCGATCCGCGTTTCGCCGTCGTGATCGTGCTGCTCATCGCGCTGATCGTCACCGGCCTATGGCAGCGGCGTGAAGTGCTGCCGCTGCGCGAGCGGCGCCTCCTGATCTTCTTCTGGCTCAGCTACGTCCTGTGGATGCTGGCCTTCTCGATCCAGCGCTATCTGATGCCGCTCGAGCTGTTGTCGGCGCCGCTGATCGTGCTGCTGCTCATCCGCCTGGTCGATGCTTGGCGTGCAGACGCTGGGCCGGTCGCGTCACCATCGCGGCGGACGACGCAGGCCGTCACGGTGATGGCCGCGCTCGGCATCGCGCTGGCGTCGCAGCCGACCGACTGGATGCGGCGGTCGTGGTCGGACCCCTATCGGCCGCAGCTCGCGGCCAACCTGCAGCGTCCGGCGACATTCCTGCTGCTGCAGAAGCCGCTCGGCTACGTCACGTCGTTCCTGCCACAGGGCTCGCGCGTCTATCAGTTGTCCGAGCTCGTGGTGCCGATCGTGCCTGGCGGCGTGCTGGACCGCCGGGTTCGCAACGGCCTCGCCAACCCGCTGCCGGGAGGCGTATGGGCGCTGTATCTGTCCAGAAGCCCGGCCGACAACCCGCCGCGGCTCGAGGTGCTCGCCGACTACGACCTCCAGATCGATGCGTCGCGTGGCTGCGAGCGCATTCCTGGCGCCGCCGGCATTGCCATCGAGGCCTGTCCGGTGATCGCGCGGCTCAAGCCCCCGTCCACGGCCGGATTGGGCGCGATCGATACGATCCAATAG
- the pal gene encoding peptidoglycan-associated lipoprotein Pal: MKYQMRILQGLKLAAVLAVALSMGACANKNLTGADGAMASAATPGSQQDFVVNVGDRVFFESDQTDLTPQAIATLEKQAQWLQSYPRYSFTIEGHADERGTREYNIALGARRAQSVRNFLASRGIDQGRMRTISYGKERPVAVCNDISCWSQNRRAVTVLNASS, encoded by the coding sequence ATGAAATATCAGATGCGTATCCTCCAGGGATTGAAGTTGGCCGCCGTGCTGGCCGTGGCGCTGTCGATGGGCGCCTGCGCCAACAAGAATCTCACCGGGGCCGACGGGGCGATGGCCAGCGCTGCGACTCCAGGCAGCCAGCAGGACTTCGTCGTGAATGTCGGCGATCGCGTCTTCTTCGAGAGCGATCAGACCGATCTCACGCCGCAGGCGATCGCGACCTTGGAGAAGCAGGCGCAGTGGCTGCAGAGCTATCCGCGCTACTCCTTCACGATCGAGGGCCACGCCGACGAGCGCGGCACCCGCGAGTACAACATTGCGCTGGGCGCGCGGCGCGCGCAGTCGGTCCGCAACTTCCTGGCGTCGCGCGGCATCGACCAGGGCCGCATGCGCACGATCTCCTACGGCAAGGAGCGGCCGGTGGCGGTCTGTAACGACATCTCGTGCTGGTCGCAGAACCGCCGTGCGGTCACGGTCCTGAACGCCAGTTCATAA
- the ftsH gene encoding ATP-dependent zinc metalloprotease FtsH gives MNANLRNFALWVIIVLLLLALFTLFQNPGQRASSTDINFSQLLTEVDQGNVRDVVIQGPEIHGTFKNGSSFQTYAPSDPNLVKRLYDAKVNIQAKPPGDNVPWFVSLLVSWLPFIALIGVWIFLSRQMQGGAGKAMGFGKSRAKMLTEAHGRVTFEDVAGVDEAKQDLQEIVEFLRDPGKFQRLGGRIPRGVLLVGPPGTGKTLIARAVAGEANVPFFTISGSDFVEMFVGVGASRVRDMFEQAKKNAPCIIFIDEIDAVGRHRGAGLGGGNDEREQTLNQLLVEMDGFEANEGVILIAATNRPDVLDPALMRPGRFDRQVVVSNPDIIGREQILKVHVRKVPLAPDVNLKTIARGTPGFSGADLMNLVNEAALTAARRNKRMVTQSEFEEAKDKVLMGAERRSMVMTEEEKMLTAYHEAGHAIVGLNVPSHDPIHKATIIPRGRALGMVQSLPEADRHSHTREWCVSKLAMMFGGREAEVQKFGPEKVTNGATGDIQQATNLARAMVMEWGMSDKLGRVRYQSNEQEVFLGHSVARSTNISDDTARLIDSEIRGLIEAGEQEARRIITEKRDDWEAIAQALLEYETLTGEEINDLLKGKKPNRESAIEPSTPRASAVPPAGKPRPRPDPGLEPQPQA, from the coding sequence ATGAACGCCAATCTGCGCAATTTCGCCCTTTGGGTCATTATTGTCCTGTTGCTGTTGGCGCTGTTCACACTCTTCCAGAACCCGGGGCAACGCGCGTCGTCGACCGACATCAACTTCTCGCAGCTGTTGACCGAGGTCGATCAGGGCAATGTGCGCGACGTCGTGATCCAGGGGCCGGAGATTCACGGCACCTTCAAGAACGGCTCGTCGTTCCAGACCTACGCGCCGAGCGATCCGAACCTCGTGAAGCGCCTGTACGACGCCAAGGTCAACATCCAGGCCAAGCCGCCCGGCGACAACGTGCCGTGGTTCGTGTCGCTGCTGGTGTCGTGGCTGCCCTTCATCGCGCTGATCGGCGTCTGGATCTTCCTCTCCCGGCAGATGCAGGGCGGCGCCGGCAAGGCGATGGGCTTCGGCAAGTCGCGCGCCAAGATGCTGACCGAGGCGCATGGCCGGGTGACGTTCGAGGATGTCGCGGGCGTCGACGAGGCCAAGCAGGACCTGCAGGAGATCGTCGAATTCCTGCGCGATCCCGGCAAATTCCAGCGGCTCGGCGGCCGCATCCCGCGCGGCGTGCTGCTGGTCGGCCCTCCCGGCACCGGCAAGACGCTGATCGCGCGCGCCGTCGCTGGCGAAGCCAACGTGCCGTTCTTCACCATTTCGGGTTCTGACTTCGTCGAGATGTTCGTCGGCGTCGGCGCCAGCCGCGTCCGCGACATGTTCGAGCAGGCCAAGAAGAACGCGCCCTGCATCATCTTCATCGACGAGATCGACGCTGTCGGTCGTCATCGCGGCGCCGGTCTCGGCGGCGGCAATGACGAGCGCGAGCAGACCCTCAACCAGCTGCTGGTCGAGATGGACGGCTTCGAGGCCAATGAGGGCGTGATCCTGATCGCGGCCACCAACCGGCCCGACGTGCTCGATCCGGCGCTGATGCGTCCCGGCCGCTTCGACCGCCAGGTCGTTGTCTCGAACCCCGACATCATCGGCCGCGAGCAGATCCTCAAGGTTCACGTCCGCAAGGTGCCGCTGGCGCCGGACGTCAACCTCAAGACCATCGCCCGCGGCACCCCCGGCTTCTCCGGCGCCGACCTGATGAACCTCGTCAACGAGGCTGCTCTGACCGCCGCTCGCCGCAACAAGCGGATGGTAACGCAGTCCGAGTTCGAGGAGGCCAAGGACAAGGTGCTGATGGGCGCCGAGCGCCGCTCGATGGTCATGACCGAGGAAGAGAAGATGCTGACCGCCTATCACGAGGCGGGACATGCGATCGTCGGCCTCAACGTCCCGAGCCACGACCCGATCCACAAGGCGACCATCATTCCGCGCGGCCGCGCGCTCGGCATGGTGCAGTCGCTGCCCGAGGCCGACCGTCACTCGCATACCCGTGAGTGGTGCGTCTCGAAGCTTGCGATGATGTTCGGCGGCCGCGAGGCCGAGGTGCAGAAGTTCGGTCCGGAGAAGGTGACCAACGGCGCCACCGGCGACATCCAGCAGGCCACCAACCTCGCTCGTGCGATGGTGATGGAATGGGGCATGTCCGACAAGCTCGGCCGCGTCCGCTACCAGAGCAATGAGCAGGAGGTGTTCCTGGGCCATTCGGTGGCGCGCTCGACCAACATCTCCGACGATACCGCCCGCCTGATCGACTCCGAAATTCGCGGCCTGATCGAGGCCGGCGAGCAGGAGGCGCGCCGCATCATCACCGAGAAGCGCGACGATTGGGAAGCGATCGCCCAGGCGCTGCTCGAATACGAGACGCTGACCGGCGAGGAGATCAACGACCTCCTGAAGGGCAAGAAGCCGAACCGCGAATCGGCGATCGAGCCGTCGACGCCGCGCGCGTCGGCCGTGCCGCCGGCCGGCAAGCCGCGGCCGCGGCCCGATCCGGGCCTGGAGCCGCAGCCTCAGGCGTGA
- a CDS encoding alpha/beta hydrolase family protein, producing the protein MFVHRALIALLVCVIWPAATRAQDKGPVRVSSDVSYEYLARWDVARLNTILTVDTPKFAGLSVTYTPARNAVRLYRVTYASVIPERGNKPITASGLLAVPETGETSLPMVSYQHGTVYGKQEVPSFPEQSPETQLMIAQFAGQGYLLIGADYFGMGISTEPEGYMVKASHQQATYDMLRASRAVLDQMKLTSARLDIAGWSQGGFVTMAFLEKLESAGVPVTAAATASAPVDVSVALNGFLSFPRKNDAAWVNSLFILSAFAFENYYAVPGLARSVISDSYYDVARKAYEREPFNVADVPTDLHKLLKPDYFDAEYFAASAYGRLVAQTQAYRWIIKTPVRNYYGETDEAISTGLGRLAMTYQQAIGAGNSKVEAVSTGPTSHRGTFATAVPQWKAWFDKP; encoded by the coding sequence ATGTTCGTTCATCGCGCTCTCATCGCACTGCTCGTCTGCGTCATTTGGCCGGCCGCAACCCGCGCCCAGGACAAGGGGCCCGTGCGCGTCTCCTCCGACGTCAGCTATGAATATCTGGCCCGCTGGGACGTCGCCCGGCTGAACACCATCCTCACCGTCGACACGCCGAAATTCGCGGGTCTTTCGGTGACCTACACCCCGGCCCGCAACGCCGTCCGGCTCTATCGCGTCACCTATGCGTCCGTCATCCCCGAGCGCGGAAACAAGCCGATCACGGCGAGCGGCCTGCTCGCAGTGCCCGAGACCGGCGAGACCAGCCTGCCGATGGTGTCCTATCAGCACGGCACGGTGTACGGGAAGCAGGAGGTGCCGTCGTTTCCGGAGCAGTCGCCCGAGACCCAGCTGATGATCGCGCAGTTCGCGGGACAAGGCTATCTGCTGATCGGCGCCGACTATTTCGGGATGGGCATCTCGACCGAGCCAGAAGGCTACATGGTGAAGGCCAGCCATCAGCAGGCCACCTACGACATGCTGCGGGCGAGCCGCGCCGTGCTCGACCAGATGAAGCTGACGAGCGCCAGGCTCGACATCGCCGGCTGGTCGCAAGGCGGCTTCGTGACCATGGCCTTTCTCGAGAAGCTCGAAAGCGCCGGCGTGCCGGTGACGGCGGCGGCGACCGCGAGCGCCCCTGTCGACGTGTCCGTGGCGCTCAACGGCTTCCTCAGCTTCCCGCGCAAGAACGACGCCGCCTGGGTCAATTCGCTGTTCATCCTGTCGGCGTTCGCGTTCGAGAACTACTATGCGGTGCCGGGGCTGGCGCGCTCCGTGATCAGCGACAGCTACTACGATGTGGCGCGCAAGGCCTATGAGCGCGAGCCCTTCAACGTCGCCGACGTCCCGACCGATCTGCACAAGCTGCTCAAGCCCGACTATTTCGATGCGGAGTATTTCGCGGCGTCGGCCTACGGCCGCCTGGTCGCGCAGACGCAGGCCTATCGCTGGATCATCAAGACGCCGGTGCGCAACTATTACGGTGAGACCGACGAGGCGATCTCGACCGGTCTCGGCCGCCTGGCGATGACCTACCAGCAGGCGATCGGGGCCGGTAACAGCAAGGTCGAGGCGGTGTCGACGGGACCGACCAGCCATCGCGGCACGTTCGCGACCGCCGTCCCGCAGTGGAAGGCCTGGTTCGACAAGCCGTGA
- the tilS gene encoding tRNA lysidine(34) synthetase TilS — MSKARSEADPAISAAEAERLFAPLSGAPALVLAVSGGPDSMALMWLAAQWRAGLAQGPRLVAVTVDHALRRESAREARMVKETARRLAIPHRTLRWNDEKPDTGIPEAARLARYRLLARAARQAGAGHVVTAHTRDDQAETVLMRLLRGSGIAGLAAMAPLSEREGLLLARPLLDVAKARLVATLRSAGIPFADDPTNQDPAFTRPRLRALMPALAAEGGDARTLATLADRLGRANAAIELMVDGAERYLALRAAGSRPVGAIHGETFEARAFVALPAEIRLRLLMRAINRVGTEGPVELGKAESLLARLDRTLAEIADGGTSAPGRLKQTLAGALVSMTRETIRITPAPPRRSRGV; from the coding sequence ATGTCCAAGGCCCGTTCCGAAGCCGATCCTGCGATCTCCGCAGCCGAAGCCGAGCGCCTGTTCGCCCCGCTTTCGGGGGCGCCCGCGCTGGTGCTCGCCGTGTCGGGCGGTCCGGATTCGATGGCTCTGATGTGGCTCGCGGCGCAGTGGCGCGCGGGGCTCGCGCAGGGGCCGCGCCTTGTGGCCGTGACGGTCGACCATGCGCTGCGGCGCGAGTCCGCCCGTGAAGCCCGCATGGTGAAGGAGACCGCGCGCAGGCTGGCAATTCCACATCGGACCCTGCGCTGGAACGATGAGAAGCCGGACACTGGGATTCCCGAAGCGGCGCGCCTGGCACGATATCGCCTGCTGGCACGCGCCGCGCGGCAGGCTGGCGCCGGACACGTCGTCACCGCCCACACCCGTGACGACCAGGCCGAGACCGTGCTGATGCGGCTCTTGCGCGGCAGCGGCATTGCGGGGCTCGCGGCGATGGCACCGCTCAGCGAGCGTGAAGGGCTGTTGCTGGCGCGGCCTCTGCTCGACGTTGCCAAGGCCAGGCTGGTGGCGACGCTGCGCTCGGCCGGCATCCCCTTCGCAGATGACCCGACCAATCAAGATCCCGCCTTCACCCGGCCGCGGCTGCGCGCCCTGATGCCGGCTCTGGCCGCCGAGGGCGGCGATGCCCGGACGCTGGCGACGCTGGCCGACCGGCTCGGACGGGCCAATGCCGCGATCGAATTGATGGTGGATGGCGCCGAACGCTATCTTGCACTGCGCGCGGCCGGGAGCAGGCCGGTGGGCGCGATTCACGGCGAGACCTTCGAGGCGCGCGCCTTTGTCGCACTTCCAGCCGAAATCAGGCTGCGGCTGCTGATGCGCGCGATCAACCGCGTTGGAACCGAAGGTCCCGTGGAACTCGGCAAGGCAGAGTCGCTGCTGGCGCGGCTGGACCGGACTCTTGCGGAGATCGCAGATGGTGGTACGTCTGCTCCGGGCAGGCTAAAACAGACCCTGGCTGGTGCACTGGTAAGCATGACGAGAGAGACGATCCGCATCACGCCCGCGCCGCCGCGGCGGTCGCGCGGGGTCTGA
- the pyk gene encoding pyruvate kinase, translated as MRRLRRIKILATLGPASSDSTMIRKLFEAGADIFRINMSHTSHDKLRELVATIRSVEASYGRPIGILVDLQGPKLRLGTFAEGPVQLNNGQSFVLDSDKTPGDVTRVHLPHPEILAALQPGHALLLDDGKVRLIAEETSPTRAVTRVVIGGRMSDRKGVSLPDTDLPVSAMTPKDRADLDAALNVGIDWIALSFVQRADDVLEAKKIIRGRAAVMSKIEKPQAIDRLNDIVDVSDALMVARGDLGVELPLERVPGLQKQMTRLARRAGKPVVVATQMLESMIQSPVPTRAEVSDVATAVYEGADAIMLSAESAAGKYPVEAVSTMNRIGEEVERDVVYRSVIAAQRPEPESTAGDAIAEAARQIAENLDLPTIICWTSSGSTAIRVARERPKPPVVAITPNLATGRRLSVVWGVHCVVAEDARDQDDMVERAGSIAFRDGFVRAGQRVIIVAGVPLGTPGTTNMVRIAYVGPSSDAHI; from the coding sequence ATGAGGCGGCTGCGACGCATCAAGATCCTCGCCACGCTCGGTCCCGCCTCCTCGGACAGCACGATGATTCGCAAGCTGTTCGAGGCCGGAGCCGACATCTTCAGGATCAACATGAGCCACACCTCGCACGACAAGTTGCGGGAGCTGGTGGCCACGATCCGCAGCGTGGAGGCGAGCTACGGCCGCCCGATCGGCATTCTGGTCGACCTCCAGGGCCCGAAGCTCAGGCTCGGCACCTTCGCCGAGGGCCCGGTTCAGCTCAACAACGGCCAGAGCTTCGTGCTCGATTCGGACAAGACGCCGGGCGATGTGACGCGGGTCCACCTGCCGCATCCGGAAATCCTGGCCGCCCTGCAGCCGGGACATGCGCTGCTGCTGGATGACGGCAAGGTGCGGCTGATCGCCGAGGAGACCTCGCCGACCCGCGCCGTCACCCGGGTCGTGATCGGCGGCAGGATGTCCGACCGCAAGGGCGTGAGCCTGCCGGACACCGACCTGCCGGTCTCGGCGATGACGCCGAAGGACCGCGCCGACCTCGATGCAGCCTTGAACGTCGGCATCGATTGGATCGCGCTGTCCTTCGTGCAGCGCGCGGACGACGTGCTGGAAGCCAAGAAGATCATCCGCGGCCGCGCCGCGGTGATGTCCAAGATCGAGAAGCCGCAGGCGATCGACCGGCTCAACGACATCGTCGATGTCTCCGATGCCTTGATGGTGGCGCGCGGCGATCTCGGCGTCGAGCTGCCGCTGGAGCGCGTGCCCGGACTGCAGAAGCAGATGACCCGGCTGGCGCGCCGCGCCGGCAAGCCGGTGGTGGTGGCGACGCAGATGCTGGAATCGATGATCCAGTCGCCGGTGCCGACCCGCGCCGAGGTCTCCGACGTCGCCACCGCCGTCTATGAAGGCGCCGACGCCATCATGCTGTCGGCCGAGTCGGCCGCCGGCAAATATCCGGTCGAGGCGGTGTCGACCATGAACCGCATCGGCGAGGAGGTCGAGCGCGACGTTGTCTACCGCTCCGTGATCGCGGCCCAACGGCCGGAGCCGGAATCGACCGCGGGCGACGCCATCGCCGAAGCCGCGCGGCAGATTGCGGAGAATCTCGATCTACCCACCATCATCTGCTGGACCTCGTCAGGCTCCACCGCCATCCGTGTCGCGCGCGAGCGGCCGAAGCCGCCGGTGGTCGCGATCACGCCCAACCTGGCGACCGGGCGCCGCTTGTCGGTCGTCTGGGGCGTGCACTGCGTGGTGGCCGAGGACGCGCGCGACCAGGACGACATGGTCGAGCGCGCCGGCTCGATCGCGTTCCGCGACGGCTTCGTCCGCGCCGGGCAGCGCGTCATCATCGTCGCCGGCGTGCCGCTCGGCACGCCCGGCACCACGAACATGGTGCGGATCGCCTATGTCGGGCCGTCGAGCGACGCCCATATCTGA
- a CDS encoding glycosyltransferase family 87 protein, with translation MADNPDAAAIPSQRRDVPLGLFAACFALACINASFFPAGLWSGTWIWDQAGLGIPTDFVNVWAAGKLALQGHPALAWDWDVQRQVELALLRQDFPGYFAWHYPPPFLFVAAFLAQFPYTLAFVGWVYASFVPYALAMRAIVGRGFGLLLAAGFPALFSNALVGQNGCLTAALVGGTLYLLPVRPVLAGICLGLLTYKPQYGLLFPIVLIATQRWTAFISASVTAIVLALLSWLAFGLESWQAFFHWLPMFSQAFLTEGKATWWKLQSLFSLVRYFGGSEALGWTFQWVLTAAVAIVLVMLWRSPVRYALKAAALAVGLLLTTPYLFMYDMMVQAIAVAWLVRIGLAEGFRRYELPALGSIAALQITFMLSGIPLGLAANLIMAGLVLARAGSWWRRQPAPAGMALAHA, from the coding sequence ATGGCCGACAATCCTGATGCCGCCGCGATCCCATCGCAGCGTCGTGACGTTCCGCTCGGCCTGTTCGCGGCCTGCTTTGCGCTCGCCTGCATCAACGCCTCGTTCTTCCCGGCCGGACTGTGGTCGGGCACCTGGATCTGGGACCAGGCCGGGCTCGGCATTCCGACGGACTTCGTCAATGTCTGGGCGGCCGGCAAGCTCGCGCTGCAGGGACATCCGGCGCTGGCCTGGGACTGGGACGTGCAGCGCCAGGTCGAGCTCGCTCTGCTGCGGCAGGATTTTCCGGGCTACTTCGCCTGGCACTACCCGCCGCCATTCCTGTTCGTCGCGGCGTTCCTGGCGCAATTTCCCTACACGCTCGCCTTTGTCGGCTGGGTCTATGCCAGCTTCGTTCCCTATGCGCTCGCGATGCGCGCGATCGTCGGCCGCGGCTTCGGCCTGCTGCTCGCAGCCGGCTTTCCGGCCCTGTTCTCGAACGCTCTGGTCGGGCAGAACGGATGCCTCACCGCCGCGCTCGTCGGCGGCACACTCTATCTGCTGCCGGTGCGGCCGGTGCTGGCGGGGATCTGTCTCGGCCTGCTGACCTACAAGCCGCAATATGGCCTGCTCTTCCCGATCGTGCTGATCGCCACCCAGCGCTGGACAGCCTTCATCTCTGCGAGCGTCACCGCCATCGTGCTGGCGCTGCTGTCATGGCTCGCCTTCGGGTTGGAGAGTTGGCAGGCCTTCTTCCATTGGCTGCCGATGTTCTCGCAGGCGTTCCTGACCGAGGGCAAGGCGACCTGGTGGAAGCTGCAGAGCCTGTTTTCGCTGGTCCGCTATTTCGGCGGCTCGGAAGCGCTCGGCTGGACCTTCCAATGGGTGCTGACCGCGGCCGTTGCGATCGTGCTGGTGATGCTGTGGCGCAGCCCCGTGCGCTATGCTCTGAAGGCGGCCGCGCTGGCCGTCGGACTGCTGCTGACGACGCCTTACCTGTTCATGTACGACATGATGGTTCAGGCCATCGCCGTGGCGTGGCTGGTGCGGATCGGCCTCGCCGAGGGCTTTCGCCGCTACGAGCTGCCCGCGCTCGGCAGCATCGCGGCGCTTCAGATCACGTTCATGCTGTCCGGGATTCCGCTCGGGCTCGCCGCCAATCTGATCATGGCCGGCTTGGTACTGGCGCGCGCCGGCTCGTGGTGGCGTCGGCAGCCGGCGCCCGCCGGCATGGCGCTCGCGCACGCCTGA
- a CDS encoding helix-turn-helix domain-containing protein — MVYRRTHQVVKRLAARRSAILAAARETAAEGGMSAVQIAPVAIRANVAAGTVYRYFPSKADLISELIAEVSRDELAAVRRAADAAPGPSSALAAAVSTVAVHILSQRKLAWGILAEPVDVDVTASRIASRREIVGEIASRIDAAVRAGHLPAQDTQLAATALLGALHEALVGPLATENPDDPAKLRDTVQAVTLLALRAVGVMDARARGLVVQAVLPVRSLVGA, encoded by the coding sequence ATGGTCTATCGGCGAACCCATCAGGTCGTGAAGCGGCTGGCGGCCCGCCGCAGTGCGATTCTCGCAGCCGCTCGCGAGACTGCTGCGGAAGGCGGCATGTCGGCCGTCCAGATCGCCCCGGTGGCGATCCGTGCCAATGTCGCAGCCGGCACCGTCTATCGCTACTTTCCTTCCAAGGCCGATCTGATCTCGGAGCTGATCGCGGAAGTCTCGCGCGACGAACTCGCTGCCGTCCGGCGCGCCGCCGATGCCGCGCCCGGTCCGTCCTCGGCCCTGGCTGCCGCGGTATCCACGGTGGCAGTGCACATCCTGTCGCAGCGCAAGCTTGCCTGGGGTATCCTGGCCGAGCCGGTCGACGTCGACGTGACGGCGTCACGGATCGCGAGCCGCCGCGAGATCGTCGGCGAGATCGCCTCGCGGATCGACGCGGCCGTCCGTGCCGGCCACCTTCCGGCGCAGGACACCCAGTTGGCCGCGACCGCGCTGCTCGGCGCGCTGCACGAGGCGCTGGTGGGGCCGCTGGCGACCGAGAATCCCGACGACCCTGCCAAACTCCGCGACACCGTTCAGGCGGTCACCCTGCTGGCGCTGCGCGCGGTCGGCGTCATGGATGCGCGTGCGCGCGGTCTCGTCGTGCAGGCCGTGCTGCCGGTCAGGAGCCTGGTCGGCGCGTAG
- the ybgF gene encoding tol-pal system protein YbgF, whose protein sequence is MFLPRSAAAILAALVIFSCQAFSSRALAQTDDDDPEIRIQRLENQLRQLTGQNEELQYRNRQLEDRLRQLQGAAPGGAAAAQPTAAAPAQANPAYGQAAQPANGQQQYGQQPYGQPQQAYPQQQPGYAQPQAGAPVQIVQEPAAPGRGRRGDAFDPSQNPTAPGAPQALGGGQLPIQPGGGQPAGRPAGDPTTLANTGGRYPQGAPPAAAPGAGGLETAPPRQTPRDEYDLGIGYMQRRDYALAEQTMRNFTQKYPNDPMVGDAQYWLGESFYQRQQYRDAAEVFLAVTTKYEKSGKAADALLRLGQSLAALKEKEAACAAFGEVTRKYPRASAGVKATVDREQKRVKC, encoded by the coding sequence ATGTTTCTTCCACGGAGCGCCGCCGCGATCCTCGCCGCGCTCGTCATTTTTTCGTGCCAGGCATTTTCGTCGCGGGCGCTCGCCCAGACCGATGATGATGATCCCGAGATCCGGATTCAGCGGCTCGAAAATCAGCTCCGGCAACTGACCGGTCAGAACGAGGAGCTGCAATATCGCAATCGCCAGCTCGAGGACCGGCTGCGACAACTGCAGGGCGCAGCACCTGGGGGCGCCGCCGCGGCGCAGCCGACCGCGGCCGCGCCGGCGCAGGCCAATCCCGCCTACGGCCAGGCTGCTCAGCCGGCCAACGGCCAGCAGCAATATGGCCAGCAGCCGTACGGCCAGCCGCAACAGGCCTATCCCCAGCAGCAGCCGGGCTACGCGCAGCCGCAGGCCGGCGCGCCGGTGCAAATCGTCCAGGAGCCCGCGGCCCCTGGCCGGGGCCGCCGCGGCGATGCGTTCGATCCGAGCCAGAATCCGACGGCTCCCGGCGCCCCGCAAGCGCTCGGCGGCGGCCAGTTGCCGATCCAGCCGGGTGGCGGCCAGCCCGCCGGCCGTCCCGCCGGCGATCCCACGACTCTCGCCAACACGGGCGGTCGCTATCCCCAGGGTGCTCCGCCGGCCGCCGCTCCCGGCGCTGGCGGACTGGAGACCGCGCCGCCGCGGCAGACGCCGCGCGACGAATACGACCTCGGCATCGGCTACATGCAGCGCCGCGACTACGCGCTGGCCGAGCAGACGATGCGCAACTTCACCCAGAAATATCCGAACGATCCGATGGTCGGCGACGCGCAATACTGGCTCGGCGAGAGCTTCTACCAGCGTCAGCAATATCGCGATGCCGCCGAGGTCTTCCTCGCCGTGACGACGAAATATGAGAAGTCGGGCAAGGCGGCGGATGCGCTGCTCCGGCTCGGCCAGTCGCTGGCCGCGCTGAAGGAGAAGGAGGCCGCCTGCGCCGCGTTCGGCGAAGTGACGCGTAAATATCCGCGCGCCTCGGCGGGCGTGAAGGCGACCGTCGATCGCGAGCAGAAGCGGGTGAAGTGCTGA